In one Dermatophilaceae bacterium Sec6.4 genomic region, the following are encoded:
- the pth gene encoding aminoacyl-tRNA hydrolase, giving the protein MPVDTWLIVGLGNPGTSYSGNRHNVGAMAVDALADRAGATLKAHKARARGAQIRLTGTARGVPGPAAVIAVPGTYMNESGGPVAALMRFFKIAPERLIVMHDELDIDFGAIRLKRGGGEGGHNGLRSISASIGTRDYLRVRLGIGRPPGRMDAASYVLKDFNSEQRKELDFLLPSTLDAVDLLVERGLSEAQNVVHGW; this is encoded by the coding sequence ATGCCCGTGGATACCTGGCTGATCGTGGGACTCGGCAACCCCGGGACGTCGTACTCCGGCAACCGGCACAACGTCGGCGCGATGGCCGTCGACGCGCTGGCCGACCGCGCGGGCGCGACTTTGAAGGCACACAAGGCGCGGGCCCGCGGCGCTCAGATCAGGCTCACTGGCACCGCGCGCGGTGTCCCCGGTCCGGCTGCGGTGATTGCGGTGCCGGGCACCTACATGAACGAATCCGGTGGGCCGGTCGCTGCGCTGATGCGGTTCTTCAAGATTGCGCCCGAGCGGCTGATCGTGATGCACGACGAGCTCGATATCGACTTCGGCGCCATCAGATTGAAGCGCGGCGGGGGTGAGGGTGGGCACAACGGATTGCGCTCCATCAGCGCATCGATCGGCACCAGGGACTATTTGCGGGTGAGGCTCGGTATCGGTCGGCCGCCGGGGCGGATGGACGCGGCGTCATACGTGTTGAAGGATTTCAACTCAGAGCAGCGCAAGGAATTGGACTTCCTGCTTCCCTCGACGCTGGACGCGGTGGATCTGCTGGTCGAGCGCGGCCTGTCCGAAGCTCAGAACGTCGTGCACGGCTGGTAG
- the mfd gene encoding transcription-repair coupling factor, with translation MRLDPLLDLLADDPAVRRVLDFRGTADVVDVAAAPGVRAAILSLLTRDGDAKRVPLLAVTATGREAGDLADALRSMLPQHAVAEFPSWETLPHERLSPRSDTVGRRLAVLRRLAHPDAQEHSEHGPLDVVVASVRAVLQPIAPGLGDLQPVELGPGDDARLEDVVEALAAAAYARVDMVERRGDFAVRGGILDVFPPTEEHPLRVEFWGDTVEEVRWFKVADQRSLEIADGGLWAPPCRELLLTDDVRERARELAPGLPGVKDMLLKVAEGIAVEGMESLSPILLGDAMVPLLDVLRAETHVVLCDPERVRTRAADLVTTSAEFLEASWANAAAGNTVPVDLQGTLGTASYWSLSQLRDHALVTGRPWWSLSSFASDAELVEFSEDDLPGERITLHTKEIPAYRSNTENAVQDLRGWAAGGQRVLVVTEGPGLAKRVLEVLAEASVAARELQDLDVGMVEVATGSLGNGFALPSSKLVVITETDLTGSRGSASTKDMRRMPARRRNVVDPLQLRPGDHVVHEQHGVGKFVEMMQRTVGGATREYLVLEYAASKRGQPGDRLFVPTDQLDQITRYVGGEMPTLNKMGGSDWQTTKSRAKRHVRQIAGELIRLYSARMATEGHRFSPDTPWQRELEDSFAYVETPDQLSSIDEVKADMEKSVPMDRLICGDVGYGKTEIAVRAAFKAIQDGKQVAVLVPTTLLVKQHVQTFTERYAGFPVIVRALSRFQTDKQAREVIEGLRTGAVDLVIGTHRLLSKEVQYKDLGLVVVDEEQRFGVEHKEQLKQMRTAVDVLAMSATPIPRTLEMAVTGIREMSTLATPPEERHPVLTFVGGWDEKQIGAALRRELMREGQVFFIHNKVATIEKAASRLRELVPEARIVTAHGKMAEHRLEDVVVDFWERRADVLVCTTIVETGLDIANANTLIVERSDLMGLSQLHQLRGRVGRGRERAYAYFLFPPEKPLTETAHDRLQTIASHTDLGAGMQIAMKDLEIRGAGNLLGGEQSGHIAGVGFDLYVRMVGEAVADFRGEKDTSPAEVKIELPVDGHLPHEYVPGERLRLEAYKKLATVEDEPGLAEIEAELQDRYGTPPEPVRNLFEVARLRIVARQAGVGDITSQGRYIRFGPVQLRESQTLRLQRLFPGALVKVNQALVPTPKTAPVGGVPLRNLEVLRWAAAVVKAVLLDDIAVAAQTASA, from the coding sequence GTGCGTCTTGACCCTCTGCTCGATCTGCTGGCCGATGACCCCGCCGTACGCCGGGTGCTGGACTTTCGCGGTACGGCCGATGTCGTCGACGTAGCTGCCGCACCCGGGGTTCGAGCTGCGATCCTCTCGCTGCTGACCCGCGATGGCGATGCGAAGCGGGTGCCGTTGCTGGCCGTGACTGCGACCGGGCGCGAGGCCGGAGATCTTGCCGACGCCCTGCGCAGCATGTTGCCGCAGCATGCGGTCGCGGAGTTCCCCAGCTGGGAGACCCTGCCGCACGAACGACTCAGTCCGCGCAGCGACACAGTCGGGCGCCGGCTTGCAGTGCTGCGGCGACTAGCGCATCCCGACGCGCAGGAGCACTCCGAGCACGGCCCGTTGGATGTGGTCGTTGCAAGTGTGCGCGCGGTGCTGCAACCGATCGCGCCGGGACTGGGCGATCTGCAGCCGGTCGAGCTGGGCCCGGGCGACGACGCCCGCCTCGAGGACGTCGTCGAAGCGCTCGCGGCGGCCGCGTATGCCCGGGTGGACATGGTTGAGCGGCGTGGTGACTTCGCCGTACGTGGCGGGATCCTCGACGTGTTCCCGCCCACCGAGGAGCACCCCCTGAGGGTGGAGTTCTGGGGCGACACCGTGGAGGAGGTCCGCTGGTTCAAGGTCGCCGATCAGCGCTCCCTGGAGATTGCCGATGGCGGGCTATGGGCGCCGCCGTGCCGAGAGCTGCTGCTGACCGACGACGTCCGTGAGCGCGCCCGCGAGCTCGCACCGGGCCTGCCCGGTGTGAAGGACATGCTGCTGAAGGTGGCCGAGGGCATTGCCGTGGAGGGGATGGAATCGCTGTCGCCGATTCTGCTGGGCGACGCCATGGTGCCGTTGCTGGACGTCCTGCGTGCCGAAACCCACGTGGTGCTGTGCGACCCGGAGCGCGTGCGCACCCGCGCCGCCGACCTGGTCACCACCAGCGCGGAGTTCCTGGAGGCCAGTTGGGCGAATGCGGCAGCGGGTAACACGGTGCCGGTGGATCTGCAGGGCACCCTGGGCACCGCGTCGTACTGGAGCCTCTCGCAGTTGCGCGACCATGCGTTGGTCACCGGTCGCCCCTGGTGGTCACTGTCGTCCTTCGCATCCGACGCCGAATTGGTGGAGTTTTCCGAGGATGATCTGCCGGGGGAGCGGATCACTCTGCATACCAAGGAGATTCCCGCCTACCGCAGCAACACCGAGAATGCCGTGCAGGATCTGCGCGGCTGGGCGGCCGGGGGCCAACGGGTGCTGGTCGTCACCGAGGGTCCCGGGCTGGCCAAGCGCGTGTTGGAGGTTCTCGCCGAAGCCAGCGTCGCCGCGCGAGAGCTACAGGATCTCGACGTCGGCATGGTCGAGGTCGCCACCGGATCCCTCGGCAACGGTTTCGCCCTGCCGTCCAGCAAACTGGTGGTGATCACCGAGACGGACCTCACCGGCAGTCGCGGTAGCGCCAGTACCAAGGACATGCGGCGGATGCCGGCCCGTCGCCGCAACGTCGTCGACCCACTGCAGTTGCGCCCCGGCGATCACGTGGTTCACGAGCAGCACGGGGTCGGCAAATTCGTGGAGATGATGCAGCGCACTGTCGGTGGCGCGACCCGCGAATACCTTGTCCTGGAGTACGCCGCGTCCAAACGTGGCCAACCGGGTGACCGGCTCTTCGTGCCGACCGACCAGCTGGATCAGATCACCCGCTATGTCGGTGGTGAGATGCCCACGCTGAACAAGATGGGCGGCTCGGACTGGCAGACGACGAAGTCGCGTGCCAAACGGCACGTTCGGCAGATCGCCGGCGAGCTGATCCGGCTCTACTCCGCGCGAATGGCGACCGAGGGCCATCGCTTCAGTCCGGACACTCCCTGGCAGCGGGAGCTGGAAGATTCCTTCGCCTACGTCGAGACCCCCGATCAGCTCTCCAGCATCGACGAGGTCAAGGCCGATATGGAGAAGTCGGTGCCGATGGACCGTCTCATCTGCGGTGACGTGGGCTACGGCAAGACCGAGATCGCGGTCCGGGCGGCGTTCAAGGCGATTCAGGACGGGAAACAGGTCGCTGTCCTGGTCCCGACGACGCTTCTGGTGAAACAGCACGTGCAGACCTTCACCGAACGGTATGCCGGGTTCCCGGTCATCGTGCGCGCTCTGTCGCGGTTCCAGACCGACAAACAGGCGCGCGAGGTGATAGAGGGCCTACGGACCGGCGCCGTCGACCTGGTCATCGGTACCCACCGGTTGTTGTCCAAAGAGGTGCAGTACAAGGATCTCGGCCTGGTGGTCGTCGATGAGGAACAGCGGTTCGGCGTCGAGCACAAAGAGCAGCTCAAGCAGATGCGCACGGCCGTTGACGTATTGGCGATGTCGGCGACGCCGATCCCGCGCACATTGGAGATGGCCGTTACCGGCATTCGCGAGATGTCAACTCTGGCAACACCACCGGAGGAGCGTCACCCTGTGCTCACCTTCGTCGGAGGATGGGACGAGAAGCAGATCGGCGCAGCCCTGCGACGGGAGCTGATGCGTGAGGGCCAGGTCTTCTTCATCCACAACAAGGTTGCCACCATCGAGAAGGCAGCCTCCAGGTTGCGCGAGTTGGTGCCCGAGGCCCGCATCGTGACTGCTCACGGAAAGATGGCCGAGCACCGGTTGGAAGACGTGGTCGTGGATTTCTGGGAGCGTCGCGCGGACGTGCTGGTCTGCACGACCATCGTGGAGACGGGTCTGGACATCGCCAACGCCAACACCCTCATCGTCGAGCGCTCGGATCTGATGGGGCTCTCGCAATTGCACCAGCTGCGTGGGCGGGTGGGCCGCGGCCGGGAGCGCGCGTATGCCTACTTCCTCTTTCCGCCCGAGAAGCCGTTGACCGAAACGGCCCACGACCGGCTGCAGACGATCGCCAGTCACACCGACCTCGGCGCGGGTATGCAGATCGCGATGAAGGATCTGGAGATCCGTGGCGCCGGCAATCTGCTGGGCGGCGAGCAGTCCGGTCATATTGCCGGTGTCGGTTTCGATCTGTATGTGCGGATGGTCGGTGAGGCTGTCGCAGACTTCCGCGGCGAGAAGGACACCTCGCCTGCGGAGGTCAAGATCGAGCTGCCGGTCGACGGGCATCTACCGCACGAGTACGTGCCCGGTGAGCGGCTGCGCCTGGAGGCTTACAAGAAGCTCGCTACCGTCGAGGACGAGCCCGGGTTGGCCGAGATCGAGGCAGAGCTGCAGGACCGTTACGGCACCCCGCCGGAGCCGGTGCGCAACCTGTTCGAAGTGGCTCGGTTGCGGATCGTGGCGCGTCAGGCCGGAGTCGGTGACATCACCTCACAGGGTCGATACATCCGTTTCGGGCCAGTGCAGCTGCGTGAGAGTCAGACCCTGCGACTGCAGCGGCTCTTTCCGGGTGCACTGGTCAAGGTGAACCAGGCCCTGGTGCCGACGCCGAAAACCGCGCCGGTCGGCGGGGTGCCGCTGCGCAACCTCGAAGTGCTGCGCTGGGCTGCTGCCGTGGTCAAGGCCGTACTACTGGACGACATCGCTGTCGCTGCGCAGACCGCAAGCGCATGA
- a CDS encoding 50S ribosomal protein L25/general stress protein Ctc: protein MASAENKLTAEARNEFGKGAARRIRREHKIPAVLYGHGSIPVHLTLPGHETMLVLKNANAILTIDLEGTEHLALAKDVQRDAIKPVIKHIDLIVVRRGEKVVVEIPVHIEGEAAIETVVAVENSVLSVLADAFDIPTSVVVSVEGLKAGTQILAKDITLPAGTELDADEELLIINIVQQQSVEDMESELEEAEAEAGIERDESDEDAAEKDEAPAEDAK, encoded by the coding sequence ATGGCTAGCGCCGAGAACAAGCTCACCGCCGAGGCCCGCAACGAATTCGGTAAGGGAGCCGCCCGACGTATCCGTCGCGAGCACAAGATCCCCGCCGTCCTCTACGGTCACGGATCGATCCCCGTGCACCTGACCCTGCCCGGCCACGAGACCATGCTCGTGCTGAAGAACGCGAACGCGATCCTCACGATCGACCTGGAGGGCACTGAGCACCTCGCGCTGGCCAAGGACGTGCAGCGCGACGCGATCAAGCCCGTCATCAAGCACATCGACCTCATCGTTGTTCGTCGTGGCGAGAAGGTCGTCGTCGAGATCCCCGTGCACATCGAGGGTGAGGCAGCCATCGAGACCGTCGTCGCCGTCGAGAACTCTGTGTTGTCGGTGCTCGCCGATGCCTTCGATATCCCGACGTCGGTCGTCGTCTCCGTCGAGGGCTTGAAGGCCGGTACTCAGATCCTGGCCAAGGACATCACGTTGCCCGCGGGCACCGAGCTGGACGCCGATGAGGAGCTGCTGATCATCAACATCGTGCAGCAGCAGTCCGTCGAGGACATGGAGAGCGAGCTGGAGGAGGCCGAGGCCGAAGCCGGTATCGAGCGTGACGAGTCCGATGAGGACGCCGCCGAAAAGGACGAGGCGCCTGCAGAGGATGCCAAGTAG
- a CDS encoding MazG family protein, whose product MDPLREEELSIASEQQPAGAGASLFILLSSPRVPAGVLTRSAWQVLTSADAIYAADLDDGQAAAVLTSGLTVRVVSDTAPAHIAQMLAHHQGQVVWIGSTDGDPGLTDALAAEWTVLSDPPTVEMVVGSWDLPGARLLDAVTVMDTLRSPGGCPWDAEQTHDSLAKYLVEETYETLEAIENRDRQHLAEELGDVLLQVLFHARVAAEDQREPFDIDDVAGALVAKLIRRHPHVFADGEASTSAEVEASWEQIKAVEKSDRDSADLLAGVPSSLPALLTAQKLVTRLARRGAAPAYADSTALGARLVELVVEANAAGLSAESLVRREVHDVAATFREAAREV is encoded by the coding sequence GTGGATCCTCTCCGCGAAGAAGAGCTGAGTATCGCCTCGGAGCAGCAGCCAGCAGGAGCTGGCGCGTCGCTGTTCATTCTGCTCAGTTCTCCACGAGTCCCCGCCGGTGTGTTGACGCGCTCGGCCTGGCAGGTGCTCACATCGGCTGATGCGATCTACGCAGCCGACCTGGACGACGGGCAGGCGGCGGCCGTCCTGACCAGCGGACTCACGGTTCGAGTGGTTTCGGACACGGCTCCCGCGCATATCGCGCAGATGCTGGCACACCACCAGGGCCAGGTGGTGTGGATCGGCTCGACGGACGGCGACCCGGGCCTGACCGACGCGCTGGCGGCTGAGTGGACGGTGTTGAGTGACCCGCCCACCGTCGAGATGGTCGTGGGGTCCTGGGATCTGCCCGGCGCCCGACTCCTGGACGCGGTCACCGTGATGGACACGTTGCGATCACCGGGAGGTTGCCCCTGGGATGCCGAGCAGACGCACGACAGCCTGGCGAAGTACCTGGTCGAAGAGACCTACGAGACGCTGGAAGCCATTGAGAACCGCGATCGTCAGCATCTTGCCGAGGAACTGGGAGATGTGTTGCTGCAGGTGCTCTTCCACGCCCGCGTGGCCGCCGAGGACCAGCGTGAGCCTTTCGACATCGACGATGTTGCAGGCGCTCTGGTAGCCAAGCTGATCCGTCGCCACCCTCATGTCTTCGCTGATGGCGAGGCGAGTACGTCAGCTGAGGTCGAAGCTTCCTGGGAGCAGATCAAGGCAGTCGAGAAGTCCGATCGGGACAGTGCCGATCTACTTGCCGGAGTGCCGTCGAGCCTGCCGGCGCTACTCACGGCGCAAAAGCTGGTGACGCGACTGGCGCGGCGCGGTGCGGCGCCCGCATACGCCGACAGCACGGCGCTGGGCGCGAGATTGGTCGAGCTCGTGGTGGAGGCGAACGCAGCGGGCTTGAGCGCGGAGTCTTTGGTGCGACGTGAGGTTCACGACGTCGCCGCAACCTTCCGGGAAGCCGCCCGCGAGGTCTGA
- the eno gene encoding phosphopyruvate hydratase has product MATIDAILAREILDSRGNPTVEVEVVLDDGTVGRAAVPSGASTGAFEAVERRDGDTLRYLGKGVQDAVDAVGEELAPHLLGFEASEQRLIDAEMIGIDGTANKGNIGANAILGVSLAVARAAAESADLPLFRYVGGPNAHILPVPMMNILNGGSHADSNVDIQEFMIVPVGADSFAQALRWGAETYHHLKAVLKEKGLSTGLGDEGGFAPNLESNRAALDLILEAIEKAGYRPGKDIGLALDAAASEFYEDGSYRFEGGRKSAEEMSAYYAGLVSDYPLVSIEDPLHEEDWAGWTTLTGQVGSQVQVVGDDIFVTNPERIQRGIDTSAANALLVKVNQIGSLTETLDAVTLAQTNGFRCVMSHRSGETEDTTIADLAVATNCGQIKTGAPARSDRVAKYNQLLRIEEELDDAAIYAGSSAFPRFSA; this is encoded by the coding sequence GTGGCCACCATCGACGCAATTCTCGCTCGCGAGATCTTGGACTCCCGTGGAAACCCCACGGTCGAGGTCGAGGTCGTGCTGGATGACGGCACCGTGGGGCGGGCCGCGGTTCCATCCGGGGCATCGACCGGCGCTTTCGAGGCTGTCGAGCGTCGCGACGGCGACACATTGCGTTACCTCGGCAAGGGTGTGCAGGACGCCGTCGACGCAGTCGGGGAAGAACTTGCGCCGCACCTGCTCGGTTTCGAGGCCAGTGAGCAGCGGTTGATCGACGCCGAGATGATCGGTATCGACGGCACCGCCAACAAGGGCAATATCGGTGCGAACGCGATCCTCGGCGTCTCCCTGGCCGTGGCGCGCGCTGCCGCCGAATCGGCCGACCTGCCGCTGTTCCGCTACGTCGGCGGACCGAACGCGCACATCCTGCCGGTGCCGATGATGAACATCCTGAACGGCGGCTCGCACGCGGACTCCAATGTCGACATCCAGGAGTTCATGATCGTGCCGGTCGGGGCCGACTCCTTCGCCCAGGCGTTGCGTTGGGGCGCGGAGACCTACCACCACCTCAAAGCCGTGCTGAAGGAGAAGGGCCTGTCGACCGGCCTCGGTGACGAGGGTGGCTTCGCCCCGAACCTGGAGAGCAACCGCGCCGCGCTGGATCTGATCCTGGAAGCCATCGAGAAAGCCGGTTACCGACCGGGTAAAGACATCGGCCTGGCCCTGGATGCCGCTGCGAGCGAGTTCTACGAGGACGGCTCCTACCGGTTCGAAGGCGGTAGGAAGTCGGCCGAGGAAATGTCCGCGTATTACGCCGGACTTGTGAGCGACTATCCGCTGGTCTCGATCGAGGACCCGCTGCACGAGGAGGACTGGGCCGGTTGGACGACGCTGACCGGGCAGGTCGGCAGTCAGGTTCAGGTCGTGGGTGACGACATCTTCGTGACCAACCCCGAGCGCATCCAGCGCGGTATCGACACGAGCGCGGCGAACGCACTGCTGGTCAAGGTCAACCAGATCGGTTCCCTGACCGAAACGCTGGACGCAGTGACCTTGGCGCAGACCAATGGTTTCCGATGCGTGATGAGCCACCGGTCCGGCGAGACCGAGGACACCACGATCGCCGACCTGGCGGTCGCCACCAACTGCGGCCAGATCAAGACCGGCGCGCCCGCGCGTTCGGACCGGGTCGCAAAATACAACCAACT
- a CDS encoding ribose-phosphate diphosphokinase yields MGSDVKKTTEKHLMLFSGRAHETLAQTVAQELNTTLVPTAAYDFANSELYVRFEESVRGCDAFVLQSHTAPINKWIMEHLIMVDALKRASAKRITVVTPFYGYARQDKKSRGREPISARLMADMFKTAGADRLMAVDLHTDQIQGFFDGPVDHLQALPILADHVGAKYGDQKLAVVSPDAGRIKVAESWSKRLGGVPLAFIHKTRDMTQPNKSVANRVIGQVEGRLCILVDDMIDSGGTICHAADALMKDGAAGVVIAATHAILSDPAVQRLRDSVATEIVVTDTLPVPTEKQFDKLTVLSIAPLLSQAIRQVFEDGSVTSMFNS; encoded by the coding sequence ATGGGCAGCGATGTGAAGAAAACTACCGAAAAGCACCTGATGCTGTTCAGCGGGCGCGCGCACGAAACCCTCGCGCAGACGGTCGCCCAGGAGTTGAACACCACGCTCGTGCCCACAGCGGCCTACGACTTCGCCAACAGCGAGCTCTATGTCCGGTTCGAGGAGTCGGTGCGTGGTTGTGACGCGTTCGTGCTGCAGAGTCACACGGCGCCCATCAACAAGTGGATCATGGAGCACCTGATCATGGTGGATGCGCTCAAGCGCGCATCGGCCAAGCGCATCACCGTCGTCACCCCGTTCTACGGTTACGCCCGACAGGACAAGAAATCCCGCGGCCGCGAGCCGATCAGCGCGCGGCTGATGGCCGACATGTTCAAGACCGCCGGCGCCGACCGGTTGATGGCGGTCGACCTGCACACCGACCAGATCCAGGGGTTCTTCGACGGCCCGGTGGACCACCTGCAGGCGTTGCCGATCCTGGCCGACCATGTCGGTGCGAAGTACGGCGACCAGAAGCTCGCCGTGGTGTCTCCGGACGCCGGTCGGATCAAGGTGGCCGAGTCGTGGTCCAAGCGACTGGGTGGGGTGCCGTTGGCCTTCATCCACAAGACGCGCGACATGACCCAGCCCAACAAGAGCGTTGCGAACCGGGTGATCGGCCAGGTCGAGGGCCGGTTGTGCATTCTGGTCGACGACATGATCGACAGTGGCGGCACCATCTGTCACGCGGCGGACGCCCTGATGAAGGACGGCGCAGCAGGGGTCGTCATCGCGGCCACGCACGCGATCCTGTCCGACCCTGCCGTGCAGCGGCTGCGCGATTCGGTAGCCACCGAGATCGTGGTGACGGACACACTTCCGGTGCCCACTGAGAAGCAGTTCGACAAGCTCACCGTGCTGTCCATTGCGCCGTTGCTGAGCCAGGCCATTCGCCAGGTCTTCGAAGACGGTTCGGTGACGAGCATGTTCAACAGCTAG